The region TCCGGCGGCAGTTGGGCGCGCGCGGCGGCTGAGCCCTCGTCAGCGATGCGCCAGCGGGTGCGCATCTTCAGGACGACCGCGAGGAACGCGCCGAAAACGGCCACGTACACGACCATGACGATGCCGAGCATCGCCCACAGCGATCCGGCACGCGTACTGGTCACCGCCTCCGAGACCCTCATGTGGTTGTAGACGATCCAGGGCTGACGGCCGACCTCCGTGGTGATCCACCCACACTCGACGGTGACCAGGCACGCGACTCCCGCGAGCGCGGCGCAGCGGTAGAACCAGCGGCTGCCGGGGTTGTCCCGGTGCCGCCACCAGGACCAGGCGTACCAGAGCGCGAGCAGGATCAGCACACTGCCGATGGTCACCATGATGTCGAACGCCCAGTGCGCGATGGTCGCCTGAGTCGCCGTCGGGCGGTTGCTCGCCGCGACCGACGACAGGCCCGTCACCTTGGTGTCCGGGCGGAATCCGGCGAGGATCGAGTCCAGCTGGGGGATCTTGAGACCGCCGGAGATCGTCCCGTCGGGATGCAGGCGCCCGAACATGTACTCCGGCACGTGGGTGTCGGTCTTCCAGACGATCTCCGTGGCGGCGAACTTGATCGGCTGCTTGTGGAAGACGGCACGAGCGGCGGAGTCGCCGAGCACGAACTGGACCGGAGTGAGGATCGCGGCAACCGTGAACGGCACGGTGAAGCCGAGCCGGTGGTAGCGGTCACGGCGCCCGCGCAGCCACCCGACCGCGTACACACCGGCGACCACATAGCCGGCGGTCAGGAGCATCGCGACCACGAAGTGCCAGTACTCCGGACCGAACATCGGAGTGAAGATCGCCTGCCGCACATCGACGTCGACGGGCTTGCCCTGGGCGTCCAGGCGGAACCCCTGCGGAGTGTTCATCCAGGAGTTGGCCGCGACGATGCCGAACGCCCCCAACAGGGCGGTCAGCGGCAGCGGTACGGCGAGCCAGAAGTGTGTCCAGGGCTTGAGCCGGCGCCAGCCGTACAGATAGATGGCGATCAGGACGGCCTCCAGGAAGAACGCCCATGCCTCGACGCTGAAGCCGAGGCCGAAGACGTCCCCCCAGCGGCCCATCATGCCGGGCCACAGCAGGCCGAACTCGAAGGACAGCACGGTGCCGGTGACGACGCCGATGGCGAACTGGACGGCCATCACCGCCGACCAGCGCCGGGCGAGTTTGAGGGCGACGGCATCACCCCGGCGCAGCGCCCGGTGGTGCATGAGCAACGTGATGAACGGCAGTGCCACACCGAACGGGACCAGCAGAATGTGCATGGCCAGCGTGAAGGCCATCAGCTCTCGGGCCGGCAGGAGCTGGGTCGGGGTGGTGTTCGCCAGAAGGGCAGCGGTGCTGAGCATGTACGCCTCGATGGTCTGCCGTGCGGAGGGGGGTGACGGGACTGACGGGGGGACGTCGGCGGGGGCGTTCTCAAGGAGACGGAGGCAGCTTCGGCCGGGCTGCCCGGGCCGCCGACACTTCGGCGTCGGGCATGGTGAAGGCGCGTTCGCGGCGCGAGCCGGTGGCGAAGACGACGGACCAGCTGAGCACCGCTCCGAGCCTGCTGCGGAAGCCGGTGAGGAAGGCCAGGTGGATGAAGAGCCAGGCCAGCCAGCCGGTGAAGCCCGACAGATGCAGCGGTCCGGCCTTGACCACGGCCCGGCCGCGGGCGATGTAGGCGGCACTGCCGAGATCCACGTACTTGAAGGGCTTCGGCGGTCTCGTCCTGCCCTCGACGGCGTGGCGTACGGTCCGGCCGGCGTACGCACCCGACTGCATGGCGACCTCGGCCAGGCCGGGCAGTTTGTTCAGGCTCATCACGTCACCTGTGACACGGATCTCCGGATGGCCGGGGACGGTGAGGTCGGGTTCGACGAGGATGCGTCCGGCCCGGTCCTGTTCGGCGCCGGTCGCCCGGGCCAGCGCGGCCGCGATCGGCGGTGCCTCGACGCCCGCCGTCCACAGCACGGTGCGTGCGTCGAAGCGGGTCGTCCCGCCTTCATGGTCTTGTACCGTCAGGCCGTGCGCGTCGATATCGATGACCTTGGTGCCCAGGTGGAGCTCCACACCGAGCCCTTGCAGGGTTCGGGCCGCGCGGTGGGCCAGTCGAGGGCCGAAGGCGCCCAGGACCGCGTCGGACCCCTCGAAAAGCAGCACCCGGGCCTTGGCCGAATCGACTTTTCTGAACTCCCGGTCGAGCGTGTGGCCGGCGATCTCCCGGATCTGTCCCGCGAGTTCGACACCGGTCGGCCCGGCGCCGACGAGCGCGAAGGTGAGCCATTGCTGCCGTTCCCGGTCGTCCGCGGCCGTCTCGGCCATCTCGAACGCCCGGTAGATCCGTCGGCGGATGTCGAGCGCGTCGTCCAGGGTTTTCATCCCGGGGGCGTGCGCGGCGAACTCGTCGTGCCCGAAGTAGGACTGACGCATACCCACCGCGACGATCAGGTCGTCGTACGGCAGTACGACGGCTCCGCCCTCGGGTCGCCGGGCGTGCACCAGCCGGGCGCCGGCATCCACGTCGGTGGCTTCGGCGAGCACGCAGCTCACGTTGTGGTGGCGCCGCAGAACCCCCCGGAGCGGCTGTGCGATCTGTCCCTCGGACAGGATCCCGGAGGCACACTGGTACAGCAGCGGTTGGAAGAGATGGTGGGCGCGGCGGTCGACCACGGTCACCGCGACCGGTGACTTCCGTAGGGCACGGGCGGCGAACAACCCCGCGAACCCTCCGCCGAGGATCACCACCCGGCGGGGCGTGACGTGATCCTGCATCCGAGATCAGCCTCCGGTGGCGAAGCCGGGGAAAAGCGTCATTCCGCCGTCGACGTAGAGGGTGGTGCCGACGACGTAGTCGAGCAGGTCGGACGCCATGGCGACCACGGCGTTGGCGATGTCGTCCGGGTCGCCTACGCGGCGATACGGGATCAGGCGCAGGAGATCGGCCTCGGCCTCGGGGGTGGACCAGGCGTCGCGGTTGATCGGCGTGCGGATGGCGCCGGGCGCTACCGCGTTGACCCGGATCCTCTTGGGGGCCAACTCCTGGGCGAGGGTCTGCATCATCATGCCCACACCGCCCTTGGAGGAGGCGTAGTTCACGTGCCCCGACCACGGGACGATCTGGTGGACCGAGCTCATGCAGATGATCTTTCCCGCCGAACGGGAGACCTCCTCCACCACACCTCGCCGGATGAACTCCCTGGCGGCCTCGCGCGCGCACAGGAACTGGCCGGTCAGGTTGACGTCGATGA is a window of Streptomyces sp. B21-083 DNA encoding:
- a CDS encoding cytochrome ubiquinol oxidase subunit I, encoding MLSTAALLANTTPTQLLPARELMAFTLAMHILLVPFGVALPFITLLMHHRALRRGDAVALKLARRWSAVMAVQFAIGVVTGTVLSFEFGLLWPGMMGRWGDVFGLGFSVEAWAFFLEAVLIAIYLYGWRRLKPWTHFWLAVPLPLTALLGAFGIVAANSWMNTPQGFRLDAQGKPVDVDVRQAIFTPMFGPEYWHFVVAMLLTAGYVVAGVYAVGWLRGRRDRYHRLGFTVPFTVAAILTPVQFVLGDSAARAVFHKQPIKFAATEIVWKTDTHVPEYMFGRLHPDGTISGGLKIPQLDSILAGFRPDTKVTGLSSVAASNRPTATQATIAHWAFDIMVTIGSVLILLALWYAWSWWRHRDNPGSRWFYRCAALAGVACLVTVECGWITTEVGRQPWIVYNHMRVSEAVTSTRAGSLWAMLGIVMVVYVAVFGAFLAVVLKMRTRWRIADEGSAAARAQLPPETDTPYGPRSEPEPAAAGAPPAGGSDHTPGGAS
- a CDS encoding NAD(P)/FAD-dependent oxidoreductase; the protein is MQDHVTPRRVVILGGGFAGLFAARALRKSPVAVTVVDRRAHHLFQPLLYQCASGILSEGQIAQPLRGVLRRHHNVSCVLAEATDVDAGARLVHARRPEGGAVVLPYDDLIVAVGMRQSYFGHDEFAAHAPGMKTLDDALDIRRRIYRAFEMAETAADDRERQQWLTFALVGAGPTGVELAGQIREIAGHTLDREFRKVDSAKARVLLFEGSDAVLGAFGPRLAHRAARTLQGLGVELHLGTKVIDIDAHGLTVQDHEGGTTRFDARTVLWTAGVEAPPIAAALARATGAEQDRAGRILVEPDLTVPGHPEIRVTGDVMSLNKLPGLAEVAMQSGAYAGRTVRHAVEGRTRPPKPFKYVDLGSAAYIARGRAVVKAGPLHLSGFTGWLAWLFIHLAFLTGFRSRLGAVLSWSVVFATGSRRERAFTMPDAEVSAARAARPKLPPSP
- a CDS encoding SDR family oxidoreductase, whose amino-acid sequence is MAGNVNESRGMVSAQLLRGQKALVTGANSGIGLATAIALGRAGADVVVNYVVGAEDAENVVKEIEGFGVRAYAHEADVSDEDQVTAMVARMVEEFGTIDIMVANAGLQRDAAVTEMTLAQWQKVIDVNLTGQFLCAREAAREFIRRGVVEEVSRSAGKIICMSSVHQIVPWSGHVNYASSKGGVGMMMQTLAQELAPKRIRVNAVAPGAIRTPINRDAWSTPEAEADLLRLIPYRRVGDPDDIANAVVAMASDLLDYVVGTTLYVDGGMTLFPGFATGG